The proteins below are encoded in one region of Micromonospora sp. DSM 45708:
- the mshD gene encoding mycothiol synthase, whose translation MSSTEPTSGPGPEAVTPTGRGVTSTDRLTTAEVADVLALARAAGDADGADPLDEHVLLRLRDPEAPAVHLTARAADGSLTGYAHLDTTAPAEGVGVELVVHPAHRRRGTGRALARGVLAAATGPLRAWAHGDHPSAAALAVDLGFTRARVLWQLRRPLTGAVPAPVLPEGVELRAFRPGEDDESWLAVNNAAFAQHPEQGRWTLDDLRVRLAEPWFDPAGFLLAVDSATGRLLGFHWTKVHERPGSARIGEVYVLGVDPSVHRGGLGRALTAAGLAHLRDRRGLDRVMLYVDESNAGAVSLYERTGFARWSAHVNYQLG comes from the coding sequence ATGAGCAGCACCGAGCCGACGAGCGGTCCCGGACCCGAGGCAGTGACCCCGACCGGCCGGGGGGTCACGTCCACCGACCGGCTGACGACGGCCGAGGTCGCCGACGTGCTGGCGCTGGCCCGCGCGGCCGGCGACGCCGACGGCGCCGATCCGCTCGACGAGCACGTGCTGCTGCGGCTGCGCGACCCGGAGGCGCCGGCCGTGCACCTCACCGCCCGCGCCGCCGACGGCTCCCTGACCGGGTACGCACACCTGGACACCACCGCCCCGGCGGAGGGCGTCGGCGTGGAGCTGGTGGTGCACCCGGCGCACCGGCGGCGCGGCACCGGCCGGGCGCTGGCCCGGGGCGTGCTGGCCGCCGCCACCGGTCCGCTGCGGGCCTGGGCGCACGGCGACCACCCGTCCGCCGCCGCGCTCGCGGTCGACCTGGGCTTCACCCGCGCCCGGGTGCTGTGGCAGCTCCGCCGCCCGCTGACCGGGGCGGTGCCCGCGCCGGTCCTGCCCGAGGGTGTGGAGCTGCGCGCGTTCCGCCCCGGCGAGGACGACGAGAGCTGGCTGGCGGTCAACAACGCGGCGTTCGCCCAGCATCCCGAGCAGGGCCGGTGGACGCTCGACGACCTTCGGGTGCGCCTCGCCGAGCCGTGGTTCGACCCGGCCGGCTTCCTGCTCGCGGTGGACTCCGCCACCGGCCGACTGCTCGGCTTCCACTGGACCAAGGTGCACGAGCGGCCCGGCTCGGCCCGGATCGGCGAGGTCTACGTGCTCGGGGTGGACCCGTCCGTGCACCGCGGCGGGCTCGGCCGGGCGCTCACCGCCGCCGGCCTGGCCCACCTGCGCGACCGGCGCGGGCTGGACCGGGTGATGCTCTACGTCGACGAGAGCAACGCCGGCGCGGTCTCGCTCTACGAGCGGACCGGTTTCGCCCGCTGGTCCGCGCACGTCAACTACCAGCTCGGCTGA
- a CDS encoding polysaccharide deacetylase family protein, whose protein sequence is MSGSTLKTVTVVTAVLVGLLASAYALGRGVVPERHPTAAGVTASATAPHYADQPPTGDRPSPDAATSAPDVTGDGAGPYGAHVTTGSSRVALTFDDGPDPRWTPQVLALLSQYGVKATFCVVGENAESYPDLVRSIAAEGHTLCNHSWKHDVNLGRRTPETIRADLRRTNDAILAAAPGARIAYYRQPGGAWTAPVASACAELGLTPLHWSVDPSDWRAPGAETVAARVRAQIAPGAIVLMHDAGGDRSGTVAALQQLLPELLARFELEPLPTRAP, encoded by the coding sequence ATGTCCGGCTCGACGCTGAAGACGGTGACGGTGGTGACCGCGGTGCTCGTCGGGCTGCTGGCCTCGGCGTACGCGCTGGGCCGCGGGGTGGTGCCGGAGCGGCATCCGACAGCCGCGGGCGTGACCGCCTCCGCCACCGCCCCGCACTACGCCGACCAGCCGCCGACGGGCGACCGGCCGAGCCCGGACGCCGCCACGAGCGCGCCGGACGTCACCGGGGACGGCGCGGGCCCGTACGGCGCACACGTCACCACCGGCTCGTCCCGGGTCGCGTTGACCTTCGACGACGGCCCCGACCCCCGGTGGACGCCACAGGTGCTCGCCCTGCTGAGCCAGTACGGCGTGAAGGCCACGTTCTGCGTCGTCGGCGAGAACGCGGAGAGCTACCCGGACCTGGTCCGGTCCATCGCGGCCGAGGGGCACACGCTGTGCAACCACTCCTGGAAGCACGACGTCAACCTCGGCCGGCGCACCCCGGAGACGATCCGGGCCGACCTGAGACGCACCAACGACGCGATCCTGGCCGCCGCGCCGGGCGCCCGGATCGCGTACTACCGGCAGCCGGGCGGCGCCTGGACCGCCCCGGTCGCGTCGGCCTGCGCGGAGCTGGGCCTCACGCCGCTGCACTGGAGCGTCGACCCGTCGGACTGGCGGGCGCCGGGGGCGGAGACCGTGGCGGCGCGGGTCCGCGCGCAGATCGCGCCCGGCGCGATCGTCCTCATGCACGACGCGGGCGGGGACCGCTCCGGCACGGTCGCGGCGTTGCAGCAGCTCCTGCCGGAACTGCTCGCGCGGTTCGAGCTGGAACCGCTGCCCACCCGCGCCCCGTGA
- the pstS gene encoding phosphate ABC transporter substrate-binding protein PstS, with product MKLQRHGAIACLALTAVLGLSACGSDNNEPAAGASGSAAAVDCGKGTLNAQGSSAQKNAMAEWIKAYQQKCAGTTINYEPSGSGAGIQAFIAGTADFAGSDSALKPEEQPQADAKCAGGQALNLPMVIGPVAVVYNVSGADNLQFSPATLAKIFAGKVTKWDDAAIKADNPDAKLPSTAIQAVHRSDESGTTDNFTKYLSKTAEADWTLGNAKAWKAPGGVGAAKSDGVASKVKSTEGTISYVEWSYAENSGLKMAKVKNGNGEFTELTAESAGKTIAGAKFEGQGNDLKMSIDYNTKEAGAYPIVLATYEIVCSKGLAADKLPLVKGLLGHAASAEGQQELVELGYAPLPDEVRTKVEAAVKSLS from the coding sequence GTGAAGCTCCAGCGGCACGGCGCCATCGCCTGTCTCGCTCTTACCGCGGTTCTCGGTCTCAGCGCCTGCGGCTCGGACAACAACGAGCCGGCCGCCGGCGCCTCCGGTTCCGCCGCCGCGGTCGACTGCGGCAAGGGCACGCTGAACGCGCAGGGCTCCTCCGCGCAGAAGAACGCCATGGCTGAGTGGATCAAGGCGTACCAGCAGAAGTGCGCGGGCACCACGATCAACTACGAGCCGAGCGGCTCCGGCGCCGGCATCCAGGCGTTCATCGCCGGCACCGCCGACTTCGCCGGCTCCGACTCCGCGCTCAAGCCGGAGGAGCAGCCGCAGGCCGACGCCAAGTGCGCCGGCGGCCAGGCCCTCAACCTGCCGATGGTGATCGGCCCGGTCGCGGTCGTCTACAACGTCAGCGGCGCGGACAACCTCCAGTTCAGCCCGGCCACCCTGGCGAAGATCTTCGCCGGCAAGGTGACCAAGTGGGACGACGCCGCGATCAAGGCCGACAACCCGGACGCGAAGCTGCCGTCGACCGCGATCCAGGCGGTGCACCGCTCCGACGAGTCGGGCACCACCGACAACTTCACCAAGTACCTCTCCAAGACCGCCGAGGCGGACTGGACCCTCGGCAACGCCAAGGCGTGGAAGGCGCCGGGCGGCGTCGGCGCGGCCAAGTCCGACGGTGTGGCCAGCAAGGTCAAGAGCACCGAGGGCACCATCAGCTACGTCGAGTGGTCGTACGCCGAGAACTCCGGCCTGAAGATGGCCAAGGTCAAGAACGGCAACGGCGAGTTCACCGAGCTGACCGCCGAGTCGGCCGGCAAGACCATCGCCGGGGCCAAGTTCGAGGGCCAGGGCAACGACCTCAAGATGTCGATCGACTACAACACCAAGGAGGCCGGGGCGTACCCGATCGTCCTGGCGACCTACGAGATCGTCTGCAGCAAGGGCCTCGCCGCCGACAAGCTGCCGCTGGTCAAGGGCCTGCTCGGCCACGCGGCCAGCGCCGAGGGCCAGCAGGAGCTGGTCGAGCTGGGCTACGCCCCGCTGCCCGACGAGGTCCGCACCAAGGTCGAGGCCGCGGTCAAGAGCCTCTCCTGA
- a CDS encoding winged helix-turn-helix transcriptional regulator: protein MIVELLMLVTARAGEPSAVLPALDLLPHAVRTAPRDVRTLVSGPTPDAVLVDARSELSEARATCRMLHATGLGVPLVAVVTEAGLIALNADWGVDDVILAGAGPAEVEARLRLAVGRLNNAVAGAGGSIRAGELNIDPDTYAAKLKGRPLDLTYKEFELLKFLAQHPGRVFTRDQLLREVWGYDYFGGTRTVDVHVRRLRAKLGSEYESMIGTVRQVGYKFVVPPSRSLPESEPAPLPV, encoded by the coding sequence GTGATCGTGGAGCTCCTGATGCTCGTGACCGCACGGGCCGGCGAGCCGTCGGCGGTGTTGCCGGCACTCGACCTGCTGCCGCATGCGGTGCGCACCGCACCCCGCGACGTCCGCACGCTGGTCTCCGGCCCGACGCCGGACGCCGTCCTGGTGGATGCCCGCTCCGAGCTGAGCGAGGCACGCGCCACCTGCCGGATGCTGCACGCCACCGGGCTCGGCGTGCCGCTGGTCGCGGTGGTCACCGAGGCCGGCCTGATCGCGCTGAACGCCGACTGGGGGGTGGACGACGTGATCCTCGCCGGAGCCGGCCCGGCCGAGGTGGAGGCGCGGCTGCGGCTGGCGGTCGGCCGGCTGAACAACGCCGTCGCGGGCGCCGGCGGCTCGATCCGGGCCGGCGAGCTGAACATCGACCCGGACACGTACGCCGCCAAGCTGAAGGGCCGGCCGCTCGACCTGACCTACAAGGAGTTCGAGCTGTTGAAGTTCCTCGCCCAGCACCCGGGGCGGGTGTTCACCCGGGACCAGTTGCTGCGCGAGGTCTGGGGCTACGACTACTTCGGCGGCACCCGGACGGTCGACGTGCACGTCCGGCGACTGCGGGCGAAGCTCGGTTCGGAGTACGAGTCGATGATCGGCACGGTCCGTCAGGTCGGCTACAAGTTCGTCGTGCCGCCGTCGCGCTCGCTGCCGGAGTCGGAGCCCGCACCGCTGCCGGTCTGA